The following coding sequences are from one Streptomyces dengpaensis window:
- a CDS encoding SDR family NAD(P)-dependent oxidoreductase → MSSNTLDFTGQKVVVIGGTSGMGLAVARRVLQGGGSAVVTGRTQASAAEAAAELAEFGNAVGLAADLFDSALEAFNDLHPLGRIGTPEDVAPTVAFLSSCPTRPTGSPLQRILHRRGQDL, encoded by the coding sequence ATGTCCAGCAACACTCTCGACTTCACCGGGCAGAAGGTCGTCGTCATCGGCGGCACCAGCGGTATGGGACTGGCCGTCGCCCGCCGTGTCCTTCAGGGCGGCGGCAGTGCCGTCGTCACCGGCCGGACGCAGGCCAGCGCCGCCGAGGCTGCGGCCGAGCTGGCCGAATTCGGCAACGCCGTCGGCCTGGCCGCTGACCTGTTCGACTCCGCGCTCGAGGCGTTCAACGACCTCCACCCTCTCGGCCGCATCGGAACCCCCGAGGACGTCGCTCCCACCGTGGCTTTCCTCTCCTCCTGTCCGACCAGGCCGACTGGATCACCGCTGCAGCGGATCCTGCACAGGAGAGGTCAAGACTTGTGA